The following DNA comes from Corynebacterium atrinae.
CGAATCTCTTCCCCACGGTGTGGTTCTAGCCGCGACTCCGCTCGGAAATGTTGGCGATGCTTCACCCCGGCTGACCCACGCCCTGGCCACCGCGGACGTCATTGCCGCGGAGGACACCCGCCGCGTGCGCAACCTGGCCGCCGCGCTCGGGGTGGAGATCTCGGGCAAGGTGGTGTCCAACTTCGATCACAATGAGGTCGGTCGCGCCCGCCAGCTTCTCGACGCCGCCCGAACCGGCACCGTCCTCGTCGTCACCGATGCGGGCATGCCCCTGGTGTCTGACCCGGGGTTCTCGCTTGTCGACGCCGCGCACAACGCCGGCGTTCCTGTCACCTGCCTGCCCGGCCCTTCGGCCGTGCCCACCGCCCTGGCCCTGTCGGGCCTGCCGGTGGGACGATTCATCTTCGACGGCTTCGCCCCGCGCAAGGGTGGCCCGCGCCGGGCCTGGCTGGAATCGCTGCGCACAGAGGAAAGAGCCGTGTGCTTCTTCGAATCCCCGCATCGCCTGGCGGAGACACTTGAACTCGCGGCGGATGTCTTGGGGGAGCAACGCCGCGTGGCGGTATGCCGCGAACTGACCAAAACCTACGAGGAGGTCCGCCGCGGTAGCCTCCCGGAGCTGGCGGCGTGGGCTGCCGAGGGCGTCAAGGGTGAGATCACCGTCGTCATCGAGGGCGGAAGCGCGGCAGACGTCAGCGTGGAGGAGCTCGTCCCCGTCGTGGAAGCGATGGTGGCGGACGGCGTGCGCTTGAAGGAGGCGTGTCGCCAGGTGGCGGCCGGTCGCGGGGTGTCCAACCGTGACCTGTATGAGGCTGTGCTGAGCGCACGATAGGTCATACGAAAGGAAATGGTTATGCTTTTGTGACTTCCCTGACGCCAATCCGCGCCTCACCTGTGGTGATCCGTGTCACGGGGAGGTAACGGCGGCGTCGATACGCTGTTTTGAGGGTTGGTGGAGGTGTCCGCCTAGTTGGTGACATGCCCTCGAATGCTCAACAGTTATAGGCATGACCACTCCTGAGCAGGCGGAGCCCAGTACCGCCACTGAACAGCTGGCATCGATGATGTCGGATGCCGAGCTCATCGGCGACCGCATGGATGAAACCTCTGACGCCGTCGATCGGCCAGTAGAAGACGACAACCCCAGCTTCGACTGGGCAATCATTCTTCCCACTGCGGGCGTCATCGTCGCGGTGGTGTTGTGGGGTCTTCTCCGGCCAGATAGCTTCGCCACCGTCGCGTCCTCTGCCCTGAGCCTGGTGGTGAACAACCTCGGGTGGGCTTTCGTGCTCTTCGGCACCGTATTCGTGGCCTTTATGATCATCATCGCCGCGAGTAAGTTCGGGCAGATCAAACTAGGCGGCAACGACGAGGCCCCGGAGTTCCGCACCGTCTCTTGGATCGCGATGATGTTCGCCGCAGGCATGGGCATCGGCCTGATGTTTTATGGTGCCACCGAACCGCTGACCTTCTACCGCGATGGCGTGCCAGGACGATCAGAGCACGAGGTGGGTGCCGCCATGGCCACCTCGCTGTTCCACTGGACTCTCCACCCCTGGGCGATTTACGCGGTCGTCGGCCTGGCCATCGCGTACTCCACCTTCCGCCTCGGCCGCCCGCAGCTGATTTCCTCGGCCTTCATCCCGCTGTTGGGCGAGAAAGGTGCCCGCGGATTCTGGGGCAAGCTCATCGACATCCTGGCGATCATCGCCACCGTCTTCGGTACCGCCACCTCCCTGGGCGTGGGAGCCCTCCAGATCCGCGCCGGGCTCTCGGCCTCCGGGATCATTGATAATCCGGGCAACGCGACGATCATTGGCATCATTCTTGTGCTCACCTTGGCGTTCATTGTCTCCGCGCTCTCCGGCGTGGGCAAGGGCATCCAGTACCTGTCCAACACCAACATGGTCATCGCGGCCATCCTGGCCATCTTCATCTTCATCATGGGCCCGACCGTCGCCGTGCTCAACCTCATGCCGACCTCTATGGCCAGCTACTTCTCGCAATTCTTCGAGATGGCCGGCCGCACCGGAGTATCTGCCGACGGCACCGCCGGCGAATGGCTGAACTCCTGGACCATCTTCTACTGGGCCTGGTGGATCTCCTGGTCGCCCTTCGTCGGCATGTTCCTGGCACGCATCTCCCGTGGGCGCACCATCCGTGAATTCACCATCGGTGTCCTCGTCGTGCCCTCGCTGGTCTCCGTCGTGTGGTTCTCCATCCTCGGCGGCACCGCCATTACCTTTGAGCAAGAAGGTCGCTCCATCTGGGGCGACGGCTCCGCCCCCTCCCAGCTGTTCAACCTGCTGCACGAGCTGCCGGGCGGCACCATCATGGGCGTGGTGGCCATGATCTTGCTGGGCACCTTCTTCGTCACCTCCGCAGACTCCGCCTCGACCGTCATGGGCACCCTGTCCCAGCATGGCCGCAGCAACGCCACCCCCTGGGTCTCCGCGCTGTGGGGCGTGCTCACCGCCGCAATCGGCATGGTGATGCTCACCTCCTCGGAAGATTCCCTGGGCAACCTGCAGTCCATCACGATCATCGCGGCCAGCCCCTTCCTGCTAGTCATCATCGGCTTGATGGTGGCGCTGGTGAAGGACCTGCGTAACGACGTCATCTACCTCGACTACCGTTCCCAGCAGGAGTTTGCGGCCCGCCTCGCGCGCGAGCGCCGGGTCCACCAGGAGCACCAGCGGGCCGCGGCGAATAAGGCCCGCCGTCAGCAGCGTCTGGCCAAAATCAACAAAAGGGAACCGATGAAATAGGGTGTAGGACATGACCCAATCTGTGCTTGTCTCCGTCGCCTGGCCGTATGCAAACGGCCCCCGCCACATCGGACATGTCGCCGGTTTCGGCGTCCCCTCCGATGTCTTCGCCCGCTACCAGCGGATGGTGGGCAACGAGGTCCTCATGATCTCCGGCACGGACGAGCACGGCACCCCCTTGTTGGTCCAGGCCGACAAGGAAGGCGTGACCGTCAAGGAACTCGCCGATCGCTACAACCGCCAGATCGTCGAGGACCTCGCCGGTCTGGGCCTGACTTACGATCTGTTTACCCGCACCACCACCCGTAACCACTACGCGGTGGTGCAGGAACTATTCAAGGGCCTTTACGACAACGGTTACATGATCAAGGAGACGACCCAGGGTGCGGTCTCCCCGTCGACCGGGCGAACCCTGCCCGACCGCTACATCGAGGGCACTTGCCCGATCTGTGACTACCCCGAAGCCCGCGGCGACCAGTGCGACAACTGCGGCAACCAGCTCGACCCCTCCGACTTGATCAATCCGGTGTCTAAGATCAACGGTGAGACCCCGGAGTTCGTCGAAACTGAGCACTTCCTCCTCGACCTGCCGTCCTTGGCGGAGGCGCTGGGCGAGTGGCTGCGGGGGCGCGAGGACTGGCGCCCCAACGTGCTGAAGTTCTCCCTCAACCTCCTCGATGACCTCCGCCCCCGCGCCATGACCCGCGACATTGACTGGGGTGTGCCGATCCCGGTCGAGGGCTGGCAGGACAACAACGCCAAGAAGCTCTACGTGTGGTTCGACGCCGTCGTCGGCTACTTGTCTGCCTCCATCGAATGGGCGTGGCGCACGGGCCAACCGGATGCGTGGAAGCAGTGGTGGCAAAACCCCGAGGCCACCGGCTACTACTTCATGGGCAAGGACAACATCACCTTCCACTCCCAGATCTGGCCCGCCGAGCTGCTCGGTTACGCCGGCAAGGGATCGAAGGGCGGTACCCTCCACGAGTACGGCGAAATCAACCTCCCCACCGAGGTCGTCTCCTCCGAGTACCTGACCATGTCCGGCTCGAAGTTTTCTTCCTCCAAGGGCGTGGTTATCTACGTCAAGGACTTCCTCGCCGAGTTCGGGCCCGACCCCTTGCGTTACTTCATCGCCGTCGCCGGTCCGGAAAACACCGACACCGATTTCACCTGGGACGAGTTCGTCCGTCGGGTGAACAACGAGCTGGCCAATGGTTGGGGCAACCTGGTTAACCGCACCGTCGCCATGGCGAACAAGAATTTCGGTGAGGTGCCTGCGCCGGGGGCTTTGACTGAGTCGGATCAGAGGATCCTCGACCTGGCGGCCTCGACTTTCGACGTCGTCGGCGAGGCGTTGGCCGCCTCCAAATTCAAAGCCGGAATCACCGCCGCCATGCACGTCGTCGGTGAGGCTAACGCTTACATCGCTGAGCAAGAGCCCTGGAAGCTGGCCAAGGACGAGACCCAGCGCGAGCGCCTGGCCACCGTCTTGTGGACAGCCCTGCAAGTCGTCTCCGATTGCAACGTCCTGCTCACCCCCTACCTGCCGCACATCGCCCAGCAGGTCCACGAGACCCTTGGCGGCGATGGCGTGTGGGCTGCCTCCCCGGTGATCGAGGAAGTCACCGATGACATGCCGGTCGAGCTCGTCGGCGTCGACCTGCCCGAGGCCGGACAGTCCTACCCCGTCATCACCGGCGACTACACCGCCCAGCAGGCAGTGTGGAAGCGTATCGACGTCGTCGCCGGCACTCCGCTGGACAAGCCTAAGCCGCTCATCCAAAAACTTGATCCCGAGCTCGCCGAGACCGGCCCGGAGTGGGCACCGATCCTTGGCGAAAGCTAGCTGATTTGGGTGAGCCGTAAAGCACTTCCCGCCGCGCTCCTTTTCGTCGCGGTATTCATCGCGGCAGTCAACCTCCGCGCCGGCATCACCTCGCTTGGAGCAGTGCTTGCCGACGTCCTCCTGGCCTTCCATGCGGGAGGCACCATCGCCGGCATCATCACCGCCATCCCCGGCCTCCTCTTTGCCCTCTTCGGGCTCGTGGCGGTCCCGGTGGCCACGCGGCTGGGTTTGACCCGGACCCTGTGCTTGGGCATGGCCCTCACGCTGCTGGGCCTGGCCCTGCGCCCGTGGATTGGCACCATTTCCCTGTTCATCCTGCTCACCGCTTGCGTTGGCGTGGGCATCGCGCTGGGCAACGTGTTGCTGCCAGCCTGGATCAAAAACCACGGTGGCCGGCACATCGTGGCGCTCATGACGATCTACGGCTCGGTTCTCGGCTTGTCCGGTGCCCTGGGGCCGCTGACCGCGCTGTGGGGTTTCGACTTCCGCTGGGCCCTGGTCCTCTGGGTCATTCCCGCCGCAGTGCAGCTGTTGGTGTGGCTGGTCTTCCTGCCGAAGGTGGGGCGCGACGTACCCCGCTCAGGTGCGGTGGATCTGTCGGAGGCTGGACGGGCGAAACCAATCTCCCTCTGGCGCGCTCCCACGGCCGTCTACCTCATGTTCTTTTTCGGGCTGCAGTCGATGAATGCCTACATCCAGATGGGGTGGCTGCCCAAAATCCTCGTCGATAGTGGGGCAAGCACGAACGCAGCGAGCGTGGCCCTCGCCATCACCGCTGGCTGCGGGATCCTCGGCGGGCTGGTCATGCCCGTGGTGATTGACCGGTGGCGCAACATTCAGTGGCTACCGATCCTCTTCGCCGTCCTCATGGCCTTGGGATACCTCGGACTGTGGTGGGATGCCACGGCTGCCCCCTTGGTTTGGTCAGTGCTCCTCGGCGTAGGTGGCTTCTCCTTCCCGATGGCCATCGCGCTCATCCCCGCCCGCAGTCGGGTCCCCATGGTCACGGCCCGGCTCTCCGGATTTGTCCAACCAGTCGGCTATCTCATCGCTGCCGTCGGCCCCTTCGCAGTGGGCATGGCGCGTGAGGCGCTGGGCGGCTGGGACCTCATTCTCCCTGTGCTCGCGGCCTTGTGTGCGCTCATGGGTGCGGCTGGTTTCCGGGCCGCGCGGCGTGGGTTCATCGATGATGAATTAGCAGCTCAGGGCTAATGTCGGGGGCATCGTCTAGCGTGTAGTCCATGGAGCTTACTCGGGGTACAGCAAACGAACTGCTCGTCGGCATCGCGGGGCAGGGCGCCCACTTGCGCGATGATCAGTGGACGGCCATCCAAGCACTCGTCGAGCAGCGGCGGCGGATGCTCGTGGTGCAACGAACGGGCTGGGGCAAGTCGGCGGTGTACTTCATCGCGGCGAAATTGCTGCGGGAGGCGGGGAGGGGTCCAACGCTCATCATCTCCCCGCTGTTGGCGCTCATGCGCAACCAGGTGGAGGCGGCAGGAAAAGCGGGGATCGTCGCCGCCACCCTCAACAGCGCGAACATGACTGAATGGGAGGAGATCCAAGCCCAGGTGGTGTCGGGTGAGGTCGATGTCCTGCTTATCTCGCCGGAGCGGCTGAACAACCCCGGCTTCCGCGAGGAGGTTCTGCCCCACATCGCCCACACCGTGGGCATGGTAGTCGTGGATGAGGCGCACTGTATCTCGGACTGGGGGCATGATTTCCGCCCGGATTATCGGCGCATCCGCACGCTCTTGACCGAGCTCCCGGAAGGAGTGCCGGTGTTAGCCACGACGGCGACGGCCAACGACCGCGTGGTCGCCGATGTCCAGGCCCAGCTGGGAGCGGAGACCGGTCTGCTGCGGGGCGGGTTGGACAGAGAGTCGCTGCACTTATCTGTGGTCCAGCTGGATGATTCGACCCAACGCCCGGCCTGGCTGGCCACGCACCTGAGCGAACTCGAAGGCTCCGGCGTCATCTATTGCCTGACGGTCGCCGCGGCTGAAGACCTGGCGGAAGCTCTCGACGCCGCTGGCTGGAACGTCGCCGCGTACACCGGCCGAACAGAGGCGGGGGAGCGGGAGCGCTTGGAGCAGGCGCTGATAGCCAATGAGCTCAAGGCGTTGGTGGCCACGTCGGCGCTGGGCATGGGGTTTGATAAACCGGATCTGGGATTCGTCGTCCACGTCGGGGCACCGAGCTCCCCGGTGTCCTACTACCAGCAGATTGGCCGCGCCGGCCGAGGCACGGACCGAGCCGACGTCATCCTCCTCCCCGGTGCGGAAGACCGCGACATCTGGCGCTACTTTGCCTCCGTGTCATTCCCCGAAGAGCAGACGGTTCAGCAGCTCCTCTCGGTACTAGGGGATGAGCCGCAGTCGACGATCCGACTGGAAAGCCAGGTAGATCTCAGTCGTTCTCGCCTCGACCAAGTGCTAAAGGTCCTCGACGTCGATGGCGCGGTCAACCGGGTCCGGGGCGGTTGGGTGTCCACCGGCCAACCGTGGACCTACGATGCCGCACGCTACCAAGGTCTGGCTGCCGCCCGCACTGCCGAGCAAAACGCCATGATGGAATACCAGCGCACTTCTGGCTGTCGCTTGCTCTTCCTGCGCCGCCAACTGGATGACGTCACTGCGACTAGTAACTGCGGCCGCTGTGACAACTGCACGGGCCAGGCCTGGGACACGGGCGTCGATGCCTCCGTGGCTAGCCGGGTGTCCACCCGACTCACCGCGCCGGGAGTGCGACTGACCCAGCGCAAACAATGGCCGACCGGCATCAGCGTCAAGGGCAAGATTCACGGCGTCGAGCCCGGTCGAGCACTCGGTCGCCTCAATGACATCGCTCGTGGCCCGGCATTGAGAGAGTTGCTCGGCGACAAAGCGTGGCGGCCGACGTCACCGTGGCAAGAAGACACGTGGTTGCCCCGAATCGTTGCTGTGTTGGCTGAATGGGATTGGAATCAACGGCCCACCAGCGTCATTGCGCTTGGCACAGTCGATCCGGAGGCCACAGCTCAGGTGACGGCTCTGGCGGAAGCGGTCGCCGGGGTGGGCCGGATGGCCTTCGTGGGTACGCTGCCCGTGCGCCCCGGCACGGGAGAAGTCACCGCGCAGAACTCTGCCTATCGGGTGAAAGGCCTCCTGGAGCACTGGGACTTCACGGGCCTACCCACCGTGGATGGCCCGATCCTGCTGGTCACGGACCTGGTGGACACCGGGTGGTCCGTGACGGTGGCGGGCGAAGCCCTCGCCAGAATCACCGGGCAGGTGGTGCTACCTCTCGCCCTGGCCAGCCGGGGTTAGGGCGATGACGCGCGCCGGGAAGGCGGAACCACCGGCGGGCAAGGGCCAGGTGACCATGATCCAGGCGCCGATGGTGGGCAAGCCCGTGAGGGGGCGGAGGTTCTCGATCTGCCAATGGTCATGCTCCAGCCACCAGCGTTGGGCAGGGAAAGAGCCTGAGGCGACGACATCCGCCGAATCAGTGTTGAGAGTGTCGTGGCCGATGGCGATGACGCCGCGTGAGTGGATGACTTCCAGCGCGGGCACGGTCCAGCCTCCGCCGCGAAGCGCAGCGAAACACCCGGCGGGAACCCGACCGTGGCGTTCCTCCCAACCCGCGATATCGGGGGAATCGAGGACGATCAACGGCAGGAGCGATTGAGATGCGGGAATGCCTTCGAGTGTGCGTCCGCCCGGGACGACGTGGGCTGGGGCATCCACGTGCGTGCCGGTGGGCCCGACCACCTGGTAGGACGTCACCTCGAAACCATCGTCAGCGGCGGTGCTCAGGGGGCGAACGGTCATTGGCGGGTCGGTGGGGAAACGCTCCTGGTCTGGGTGCAGGGGGCGGGTGAGGTCGTGGAACACCCAGTCGCTGGCAGTGAACATGGCTCCCACGCTAATCCCTACAATGACAGCCATGTCGAAGAAGAAGCCCCGTCCAGTACCGATCCCCGCAGAAACGATCCCGGGGATCGTTGACGCGCACACGCACCTCGCCTCGGCGGGGGCCCGGACCCCCGACGAGGTGGATGCGATGGTGGCGCGGGCGGTAGGGGCGGGCGTCGAGAAGCTGTGTACCGTCGGCGACGGATTGGCGGAGGCCGAGTTGGCGCTGGCCGCCGCCCAGCACAACGAGCGGGTGTTTGCCGCGTGCGCGATTCATCCGACGAGGGCACTGGAACTCGACGAGGCAGCTCGGGCGCGCTTGCGGGACATGGCCGCGGACCCGCGATGCGTGGCGGTGGGGGAGACGGGGTTGGATACCTATTGGATCCGCCACGAGCCGGAGTCGACGGCGCCGCTCGATGTGCAGGAGGAGGCGCTGCGCTGGCACATTGACTTGGCGGTGGAGTCGGGGAAGGCGCTGATGATTCACAATCGGGAAGCCGATGAGGAGCTCATGCGGGTCCTCGCCGATGCCCCGCAGCCCAATCACACGATCTTGCATTGCTTTTCTTCGCCACTGGACATGGCTGAGGAGGCATTGGCGCGTGGTTACGTGCTGAGTTTCGCGGGCAACGTGACGTTCAAGCGCAACGAGGAGCTGCGGGAGGCGGCCAGGCTGGCTCCGCGGGGCCAGCTGCTCATCGAGACGGATGCGCCGTACATGACGCCGGAGCCCTTCCGGGGTGGCCGGAATGAGCCGGCGATCATTGGGCACACGGCGTTGTGTGTGGCGAAGGCACGGGGGATGGAGCCGGAGGAACTAGCGGTAGAACTGAGCGAGACTTTCGACACCGTGTATCTCTAGGTGCGCATGTGGCTTGAGTGTTGCAAGAGGTATCGCGCGGGAAATGATACTGGACGATCGGCGAATGTTACCGTACTGTGACCATTGGCCGATTTTCCACAGTGAGAAAACACGACTGAGAAAACGAGACTGAATTTTCCCCATGGGTCTTCATAACAACAACCAGATCAAGCGCCTCAACCCCTTGACCATCTCTCTGCCCGCTCGCATTGCAGCCGGCGGCGTTGTCGGCGTGCTGGCCGTCGGTGGCATCACCACCGCCGCGATGGCCAAGGACGTCGTGGTGGATGTCAACGGTGACCGCACCGAGCTGACCACCTTGTCCCGCGACGTGGCCGGCGCTCTGGATGCTGCCGGGGTCACCATCAATGGTCAGGATCTTGTTTACCCTGCCCCCAGCGAATCGCTGGCCAAGGGGGAAACCATCACTGTTCGTACCGCGAAGCCCGTCGCCGTGGTCATCGATGGCAAGCAAACCGAGGTCACCTCCACCGCGCTGACGGTGCAGGACCTCATTGGCGAGCTCGACGGGGTCACCCCGGCCGCTCACGTGGACAATGCTGATGCCCGGCTGACCGATCAGATGCGCGTCGAGGTCACCACCCCGAAGATTGTCTCGGTCACTGATGGCGGCCAGACCGTCTACACCGAGGTGGCAGCCGCTACCGTCAAGGATTTGCTCGCGGCCCGCGGCATCACCCTGGGTAAGCACGATCAGGTAAGCCCGGCACTGGATACCCCGGTGAGTAATAACCTCAAGGTGGATGTCCAGCGGATCGATATCACCGAATCCACGGAGACCGGCGATTACGAAGCCGAGCCGCATTACATCGATGATCCGCAGACCGCGGAAGGTAAGGAAACCGTCATCACCCCGGCCGTGCCGGGCGTGCGGGAGACCACCCACCGCATCACCACGGTCAATGGCGTGGAGACCGCCCGGGACATCATCAAGGAGGTCGACATCACCCCGTCGACCCCGGCGACCATCTCCCGTGGCACCAAGGCCGCTCCGTCGGTGGCGTCCGGCTCCGTGTGGGACACCCTCGCGCAGTGCGAGGCCGGCGGCAACTGGTCCATCAACACCGGCAATGGCTACTACGGCGGCCTGCAGTTCTCCGCCTCCACCTGGACTGCCCACGGCGGCGGCCAGTATGCGGCGACGGCCGACCAGGCCACCCGCGAGCAGCAGATCGAGATCGCCTCGAAGGTGCAGGCCTCCCAGGGTTGGGGCGCGTGGCCCGCGTGTACGTCCCGCATGGGCCTGCGTTAAGCCGCCTAAGGCGTGCACTAGATTGGTCTCTATGACCTCCAGCAGCGCGCAGCCCGCCGACCTCCTCGGCCCCGTGGAGATCCGCACTCTGGCGGAGAAGCTCAACGTCACCCCGACGAAGAAGCTCGGCCAGAACTTCGTGCACGATCCGAATACGGTGCGCCGCATCGTCGCGGCCGCGGACCTGGACCCCAGCGATCACGTCGTCGAGGTTGGCCCCGGCCTGGGATCACTGACCCTGGCGTTGCTGGATACCGCGGACAGGGTCACCGCCGTGGAGATCGACGATCGCCTCGCCGCCGAGCTCCCACACACCGTGGCCTGGCGCGCGGCCCCCTACGCCTCACGCCTGACCATCGTCGGCCGGGATGCCCTCAAAATCACCGCCGATGACCTGCAGGAACCGACCGCCCTGGTGGCCAACCTCCCGTACAACGTCTCGGTCCCGGTGTTGCTGCACCTTCTGGCGACTTTTCCGTCGATCCGCCGCGTCCTCGTCATGGTCCAGGCCGAGGTCGCCGATCGCCTCGCGGCCACCCCAGGTTCCAAAATCTACGGCGTGCCCAGCGTCAAAGCCGCCTTCTATGGCGATGTCAAGCGCGCCGGGGCCATCGGCAAAAGCGTCTTCTGGCCCG
Coding sequences within:
- the rsmI gene encoding 16S rRNA (cytidine(1402)-2'-O)-methyltransferase; amino-acid sequence: MSQVESLPHGVVLAATPLGNVGDASPRLTHALATADVIAAEDTRRVRNLAAALGVEISGKVVSNFDHNEVGRARQLLDAARTGTVLVVTDAGMPLVSDPGFSLVDAAHNAGVPVTCLPGPSAVPTALALSGLPVGRFIFDGFAPRKGGPRRAWLESLRTEERAVCFFESPHRLAETLELAADVLGEQRRVAVCRELTKTYEEVRRGSLPELAAWAAEGVKGEITVVIEGGSAADVSVEELVPVVEAMVADGVRLKEACRQVAAGRGVSNRDLYEAVLSAR
- a CDS encoding BCCT family transporter; the protein is MTTPEQAEPSTATEQLASMMSDAELIGDRMDETSDAVDRPVEDDNPSFDWAIILPTAGVIVAVVLWGLLRPDSFATVASSALSLVVNNLGWAFVLFGTVFVAFMIIIAASKFGQIKLGGNDEAPEFRTVSWIAMMFAAGMGIGLMFYGATEPLTFYRDGVPGRSEHEVGAAMATSLFHWTLHPWAIYAVVGLAIAYSTFRLGRPQLISSAFIPLLGEKGARGFWGKLIDILAIIATVFGTATSLGVGALQIRAGLSASGIIDNPGNATIIGIILVLTLAFIVSALSGVGKGIQYLSNTNMVIAAILAIFIFIMGPTVAVLNLMPTSMASYFSQFFEMAGRTGVSADGTAGEWLNSWTIFYWAWWISWSPFVGMFLARISRGRTIREFTIGVLVVPSLVSVVWFSILGGTAITFEQEGRSIWGDGSAPSQLFNLLHELPGGTIMGVVAMILLGTFFVTSADSASTVMGTLSQHGRSNATPWVSALWGVLTAAIGMVMLTSSEDSLGNLQSITIIAASPFLLVIIGLMVALVKDLRNDVIYLDYRSQQEFAARLARERRVHQEHQRAAANKARRQQRLAKINKREPMK
- the metG gene encoding methionine--tRNA ligase, yielding MTQSVLVSVAWPYANGPRHIGHVAGFGVPSDVFARYQRMVGNEVLMISGTDEHGTPLLVQADKEGVTVKELADRYNRQIVEDLAGLGLTYDLFTRTTTRNHYAVVQELFKGLYDNGYMIKETTQGAVSPSTGRTLPDRYIEGTCPICDYPEARGDQCDNCGNQLDPSDLINPVSKINGETPEFVETEHFLLDLPSLAEALGEWLRGREDWRPNVLKFSLNLLDDLRPRAMTRDIDWGVPIPVEGWQDNNAKKLYVWFDAVVGYLSASIEWAWRTGQPDAWKQWWQNPEATGYYFMGKDNITFHSQIWPAELLGYAGKGSKGGTLHEYGEINLPTEVVSSEYLTMSGSKFSSSKGVVIYVKDFLAEFGPDPLRYFIAVAGPENTDTDFTWDEFVRRVNNELANGWGNLVNRTVAMANKNFGEVPAPGALTESDQRILDLAASTFDVVGEALAASKFKAGITAAMHVVGEANAYIAEQEPWKLAKDETQRERLATVLWTALQVVSDCNVLLTPYLPHIAQQVHETLGGDGVWAASPVIEEVTDDMPVELVGVDLPEAGQSYPVITGDYTAQQAVWKRIDVVAGTPLDKPKPLIQKLDPELAETGPEWAPILGES
- a CDS encoding MFS transporter, giving the protein MSRKALPAALLFVAVFIAAVNLRAGITSLGAVLADVLLAFHAGGTIAGIITAIPGLLFALFGLVAVPVATRLGLTRTLCLGMALTLLGLALRPWIGTISLFILLTACVGVGIALGNVLLPAWIKNHGGRHIVALMTIYGSVLGLSGALGPLTALWGFDFRWALVLWVIPAAVQLLVWLVFLPKVGRDVPRSGAVDLSEAGRAKPISLWRAPTAVYLMFFFGLQSMNAYIQMGWLPKILVDSGASTNAASVALAITAGCGILGGLVMPVVIDRWRNIQWLPILFAVLMALGYLGLWWDATAAPLVWSVLLGVGGFSFPMAIALIPARSRVPMVTARLSGFVQPVGYLIAAVGPFAVGMAREALGGWDLILPVLAALCALMGAAGFRAARRGFIDDELAAQG
- a CDS encoding RecQ family ATP-dependent DNA helicase, which produces MELTRGTANELLVGIAGQGAHLRDDQWTAIQALVEQRRRMLVVQRTGWGKSAVYFIAAKLLREAGRGPTLIISPLLALMRNQVEAAGKAGIVAATLNSANMTEWEEIQAQVVSGEVDVLLISPERLNNPGFREEVLPHIAHTVGMVVVDEAHCISDWGHDFRPDYRRIRTLLTELPEGVPVLATTATANDRVVADVQAQLGAETGLLRGGLDRESLHLSVVQLDDSTQRPAWLATHLSELEGSGVIYCLTVAAAEDLAEALDAAGWNVAAYTGRTEAGERERLEQALIANELKALVATSALGMGFDKPDLGFVVHVGAPSSPVSYYQQIGRAGRGTDRADVILLPGAEDRDIWRYFASVSFPEEQTVQQLLSVLGDEPQSTIRLESQVDLSRSRLDQVLKVLDVDGAVNRVRGGWVSTGQPWTYDAARYQGLAAARTAEQNAMMEYQRTSGCRLLFLRRQLDDVTATSNCGRCDNCTGQAWDTGVDASVASRVSTRLTAPGVRLTQRKQWPTGISVKGKIHGVEPGRALGRLNDIARGPALRELLGDKAWRPTSPWQEDTWLPRIVAVLAEWDWNQRPTSVIALGTVDPEATAQVTALAEAVAGVGRMAFVGTLPVRPGTGEVTAQNSAYRVKGLLEHWDFTGLPTVDGPILLVTDLVDTGWSVTVAGEALARITGQVVLPLALASRG
- a CDS encoding cyclase family protein: MFTASDWVFHDLTRPLHPDQERFPTDPPMTVRPLSTAADDGFEVTSYQVVGPTGTHVDAPAHVVPGGRTLEGIPASQSLLPLIVLDSPDIAGWEERHGRVPAGCFAALRGGGWTVPALEVIHSRGVIAIGHDTLNTDSADVVASGSFPAQRWWLEHDHWQIENLRPLTGLPTIGAWIMVTWPLPAGGSAFPARVIALTPAGQGER
- a CDS encoding TatD family hydrolase; the protein is MSKKKPRPVPIPAETIPGIVDAHTHLASAGARTPDEVDAMVARAVGAGVEKLCTVGDGLAEAELALAAAQHNERVFAACAIHPTRALELDEAARARLRDMAADPRCVAVGETGLDTYWIRHEPESTAPLDVQEEALRWHIDLAVESGKALMIHNREADEELMRVLADAPQPNHTILHCFSSPLDMAEEALARGYVLSFAGNVTFKRNEELREAARLAPRGQLLIETDAPYMTPEPFRGGRNEPAIIGHTALCVAKARGMEPEELAVELSETFDTVYL
- a CDS encoding resuscitation-promoting factor, translating into MGLHNNNQIKRLNPLTISLPARIAAGGVVGVLAVGGITTAAMAKDVVVDVNGDRTELTTLSRDVAGALDAAGVTINGQDLVYPAPSESLAKGETITVRTAKPVAVVIDGKQTEVTSTALTVQDLIGELDGVTPAAHVDNADARLTDQMRVEVTTPKIVSVTDGGQTVYTEVAAATVKDLLAARGITLGKHDQVSPALDTPVSNNLKVDVQRIDITESTETGDYEAEPHYIDDPQTAEGKETVITPAVPGVRETTHRITTVNGVETARDIIKEVDITPSTPATISRGTKAAPSVASGSVWDTLAQCEAGGNWSINTGNGYYGGLQFSASTWTAHGGGQYAATADQATREQQIEIASKVQASQGWGAWPACTSRMGLR
- the rsmA gene encoding 16S rRNA (adenine(1518)-N(6)/adenine(1519)-N(6))-dimethyltransferase RsmA, translating into MTSSSAQPADLLGPVEIRTLAEKLNVTPTKKLGQNFVHDPNTVRRIVAAADLDPSDHVVEVGPGLGSLTLALLDTADRVTAVEIDDRLAAELPHTVAWRAAPYASRLTIVGRDALKITADDLQEPTALVANLPYNVSVPVLLHLLATFPSIRRVLVMVQAEVADRLAATPGSKIYGVPSVKAAFYGDVKRAGAIGKSVFWPAPKIESGLVRIDRYVNPPWPITEESRARVWPLIDAAFAQRRKTLRAALSGHYGGGAAAEAALHAAGIDPQLRGEKLSVADFVRLAGL